In one window of Streptomyces sp. NBC_01224 DNA:
- the pyk gene encoding pyruvate kinase — MRRSKIVCTLGPAVDSHEQLVALIEAGMSVARFNFSHGSHEEHQGRYDRVRKAAAETGRAVGVLADLQGPKIRLAKFAEGPVELVRGDEFTITAEDVPGDKSICGTTYKGLPGDVAKGDPILINDGNVELKVVAIEGPRVKTIVIEGGVISDHKGINLPGAAVNVPALSGKDVEDLRFALRMGCDLVALSFVRDADDIKDVHKVMDEEGRRVPVIAKVEKPQAVEHMEGVVMAFDGVMVARGDLAVEYPLEKVPMVQKRLVELCRRNAKPVIVATQMMESMITNSRPTRAEASDVANAILDGADAVMLSAESSVGAYPIETVKTMSKIVVAAEQELLSKGLQPLVPGKKPRTQGGSVARAACEIADFLNGKALVAFTKSGDTARRLSRYRAAQPILAFTTDESTRNQLALSWGVEAHVVPHVDNTDAMVDLVDAELLKLSRYNAGDTMVITAGSPPGIPGTTNMVRVHHVGGGARD, encoded by the coding sequence ATGCGCCGTTCCAAAATCGTCTGCACACTCGGTCCCGCCGTCGACTCCCATGAGCAGCTCGTCGCTCTGATCGAGGCCGGCATGAGCGTGGCCCGCTTCAACTTCAGTCACGGCAGTCACGAGGAGCACCAGGGTCGTTACGACCGGGTCCGCAAGGCCGCCGCCGAGACCGGCCGTGCGGTCGGCGTGCTCGCCGACCTCCAGGGCCCGAAGATCCGCCTGGCGAAGTTCGCCGAGGGCCCCGTCGAGCTGGTCCGCGGGGACGAGTTCACGATCACCGCGGAGGACGTCCCGGGCGACAAGTCGATCTGCGGCACGACCTACAAGGGCCTGCCCGGCGACGTCGCCAAGGGCGACCCGATCCTGATCAACGACGGCAACGTCGAGCTGAAGGTCGTCGCGATCGAGGGCCCCCGGGTCAAGACCATCGTCATCGAGGGCGGTGTCATCTCCGACCACAAGGGCATCAACCTGCCCGGCGCGGCGGTCAACGTCCCGGCCCTGTCCGGGAAGGACGTCGAGGACCTGCGGTTCGCCCTGCGGATGGGCTGCGACCTGGTGGCGCTCTCCTTCGTACGGGACGCCGATGACATCAAGGACGTCCACAAGGTGATGGACGAGGAGGGCCGCCGGGTCCCCGTCATCGCCAAGGTCGAGAAGCCGCAGGCCGTCGAGCACATGGAGGGCGTCGTCATGGCGTTCGACGGTGTGATGGTCGCCCGTGGCGACCTGGCCGTCGAGTACCCCCTGGAGAAGGTCCCGATGGTGCAGAAGCGCCTGGTGGAGCTCTGCCGTCGGAACGCCAAGCCGGTGATCGTGGCGACCCAGATGATGGAGTCGATGATCACCAACTCGCGGCCGACCCGCGCCGAGGCGTCCGACGTCGCCAACGCGATCCTGGACGGTGCGGACGCGGTCATGCTGTCGGCCGAGTCCAGCGTGGGCGCGTACCCGATCGAGACGGTCAAGACGATGTCGAAGATCGTCGTCGCCGCCGAGCAGGAGCTGCTCTCCAAGGGCCTGCAGCCGCTGGTGCCGGGCAAGAAGCCCCGCACCCAGGGCGGTTCGGTGGCCCGCGCGGCCTGCGAGATCGCGGACTTCCTGAACGGCAAGGCACTGGTCGCCTTCACCAAGTCCGGTGACACGGCCCGCCGCCTCTCCCGCTACCGTGCGGCGCAGCCCATCCTCGCCTTCACCACGGACGAGTCCACCCGCAACCAGCTCGCCCTGAGCTGGGGCGTCGAGGCCCACGTCGTACCGCACGTGGACAACACCGACGCCATGGTGGACCTGGTCGACGCGGAGCTGCTGAAGCTGAGCCGCTACAACGCCGGCGACACGATGGTCATCACGGCCGGCTCGCCCCCCGGCATCCCGGGCACGACGAACATGGTGCGGGTCCACCATGTGGGTGGCGGGGCGCGCGACTGA
- a CDS encoding DUF6114 domain-containing protein — protein MSPESTGQNEHYLRVFWRGFRTWRGNRPFWAGLFTMVGGLPIAYFPYANMHLGNITLAMSTTAGAGSLIIGVLLITLGLTMWFHHIVRVFAGVAAILLALISIPVANIGGFLIGFLFSLLGGALSISWAPGEPKPDAVDAGALDQTYKDAGPGTQEPEPEFQSAAAVPQQQPEQYDTTVEVDGGRHRAG, from the coding sequence ATGAGCCCCGAGTCCACAGGGCAGAACGAGCACTACCTCCGCGTCTTCTGGCGAGGATTCCGCACCTGGCGGGGTAACCGGCCGTTCTGGGCGGGCCTGTTCACCATGGTGGGTGGTCTACCCATCGCGTACTTCCCGTACGCCAACATGCACCTCGGCAACATCACGCTGGCGATGTCCACGACCGCCGGTGCGGGATCGCTGATCATCGGGGTCCTGCTGATCACGCTGGGCCTCACGATGTGGTTCCACCACATCGTGAGAGTGTTCGCCGGAGTTGCCGCGATCCTGCTGGCGTTGATCTCCATACCGGTGGCCAACATCGGCGGATTCCTGATCGGCTTCCTGTTCTCCCTGCTCGGTGGAGCGCTCTCCATCTCCTGGGCCCCGGGCGAGCCGAAGCCCGACGCCGTGGATGCGGGTGCTCTGGACCAGACATACAAGGACGCCGGTCCTGGTACGCAGGAGCCCGAACCCGAGTTCCAGAGCGCGGCAGCGGTGCCCCAGCAGCAGCCGGAGCAGTACGACACGACAGTTGAGGTCGACGGCGGGAGGCATCGTGCGGGGTGA
- a CDS encoding DUF6230 family protein yields MSSQVRGGTRWKRFALVMVPSVVATAAVGVGLAQGALAASFSVSGQSFKVHADKLVGHNFVQYGSVATGMDPKGENGAHAVAVSGFSDATITNMCQSVVTPNLPFGLGTVTLQLNAGTNPKKPVRATNLYLDVAELDADAYFENIDIGVAAGDMGKPGIQAGTKGPVNPNGFAQRAETAVLKDVKQRAWATTAGTFRLSNLSLRLHSGVKECY; encoded by the coding sequence ATGAGTTCCCAGGTTCGTGGTGGCACCAGATGGAAGCGTTTCGCTCTGGTCATGGTGCCGAGCGTCGTCGCGACCGCCGCAGTGGGTGTCGGTCTCGCGCAGGGCGCCCTCGCGGCGTCGTTCAGCGTGTCCGGCCAGAGTTTCAAGGTGCACGCGGACAAGCTCGTCGGTCACAACTTCGTCCAGTACGGCTCCGTTGCCACCGGTATGGACCCCAAGGGCGAGAACGGGGCTCACGCCGTTGCCGTGTCCGGCTTCAGCGATGCCACGATCACCAACATGTGCCAGTCGGTGGTCACTCCGAACCTTCCGTTCGGTCTCGGCACCGTCACGCTGCAGCTGAACGCGGGTACGAACCCGAAGAAGCCGGTCAGGGCGACCAATCTGTACCTGGACGTCGCCGAGCTCGACGCCGACGCGTACTTCGAGAACATCGACATCGGTGTCGCCGCGGGAGACATGGGCAAGCCCGGCATCCAGGCCGGTACCAAGGGGCCCGTCAACCCGAACGGCTTCGCGCAGCGCGCCGAGACGGCCGTGCTGAAGGACGTGAAGCAGAGGGCGTGGGCGACCACCGCGGGCACCTTCAGGCTCAGCAACCTGAGCCTGCGGCTGCACAGCGGCGTCAAGGAGTGCTACTAG
- a CDS encoding tetratricopeptide repeat protein, with amino-acid sequence MQPRNMSMSGVVDLAAVKAAGEAKVKAEQARAEAARQGGGGAVPPSALVIDVDEAGFENDVLQRSAEVPVVIDFWAEWCEPCKQLGPLLERLAHEYNGRFVLAKVDVDANQMLMQQFGIQGIPAVFAVVAGQALPLFQGAAPEAQIRQTLDQLIQVGEERFGLTGIVVDQDAAAAEGAGEAPVEEPAGPYDALLEAAVLALDASDFAGAVRAYRNVLSDDPANTEAKLGLAQAELLARVKDMDPQQVRKDAAENPADVTAQLTAADLDLVGGHVEDAFGRLVETVRRTFGDDRDTARLRLLELFEVIGPDDPRVGAARTALARVLF; translated from the coding sequence ATGCAGCCTAGGAACATGTCCATGAGCGGCGTCGTCGACCTCGCCGCGGTGAAGGCGGCCGGCGAGGCCAAGGTGAAGGCGGAGCAGGCCCGTGCCGAGGCCGCCCGGCAGGGTGGTGGCGGTGCCGTGCCACCGTCCGCCCTGGTGATCGATGTCGATGAGGCGGGCTTCGAGAACGACGTCCTCCAGCGCTCCGCCGAGGTCCCGGTCGTCATCGACTTCTGGGCCGAGTGGTGCGAGCCGTGCAAGCAGTTGGGGCCGCTCCTGGAGCGCCTGGCCCATGAGTACAACGGCCGCTTCGTGCTGGCCAAGGTCGATGTCGACGCCAATCAGATGCTGATGCAGCAGTTCGGCATCCAGGGCATCCCGGCGGTCTTCGCCGTCGTCGCCGGGCAGGCCCTCCCGCTCTTCCAGGGCGCGGCTCCCGAGGCCCAGATCCGGCAGACGCTCGACCAGCTGATCCAGGTCGGCGAGGAACGGTTCGGGCTCACCGGAATCGTGGTCGACCAGGACGCGGCCGCCGCCGAGGGGGCCGGCGAGGCTCCGGTCGAGGAACCCGCCGGGCCGTACGACGCCCTGCTCGAAGCGGCCGTACTGGCCCTGGACGCCAGCGACTTCGCCGGTGCCGTCCGGGCGTACAGGAACGTCCTGTCCGACGACCCGGCCAACACGGAGGCCAAGCTCGGTCTCGCCCAGGCCGAACTGCTGGCCCGCGTCAAGGACATGGACCCGCAGCAGGTCCGCAAGGACGCGGCGGAGAACCCGGCCGATGTCACGGCGCAGCTCACGGCCGCCGATCTGGATCTGGTCGGCGGTCATGTCGAGGACGCCTTCGGGCGACTCGTCGAGACGGTACGCCGTACTTTCGGCGACGACCGGGACACGGCGCGGCTGCGGCTGCTGGAGCTGTTCGAGGTGATCGGCCCCGACGATCCGCGGGTCGGCGCCGCGCGTACGGCGCTGGCGCGGGTCTTGTTCTGA
- a CDS encoding TetR/AcrR family transcriptional regulator has translation MLSHSRPKPLRTGRPRSAAADEAILEATRASLVDLGWSKLTMGDVATRAGVAKTTLYRRWAGKNELVVDAVAVLFDELELPDLGSLSADMQAMVLQFAALLERPETQTALMAVVAESTRDEALRTRIRDSIVDRQKRLVLQGRQRAQERGELPVEQDEAVAATTADLIFDVIAGAVVHRALVSAEPVDEDWARRFTVLLLAGLGAAAST, from the coding sequence ATGCTGAGCCACAGCCGCCCCAAACCCCTTCGAACGGGACGTCCGCGCAGCGCCGCGGCCGATGAAGCGATCCTGGAGGCGACCAGAGCCTCTCTGGTCGACCTCGGCTGGTCGAAGCTGACGATGGGCGACGTGGCGACGCGGGCCGGGGTCGCCAAGACGACCCTGTACCGGCGGTGGGCGGGCAAGAACGAGCTGGTCGTGGACGCCGTCGCGGTCCTCTTCGACGAGCTGGAACTGCCCGATCTGGGCAGTCTGTCGGCCGACATGCAGGCGATGGTGCTGCAGTTCGCCGCGCTGCTGGAGCGGCCGGAGACCCAGACGGCGCTGATGGCGGTGGTCGCGGAGTCGACCCGCGACGAGGCGCTGCGGACCCGGATCCGCGACTCGATCGTGGACCGGCAGAAGCGGCTGGTGCTCCAGGGACGCCAACGGGCCCAGGAGCGCGGGGAGTTGCCCGTCGAGCAGGACGAGGCCGTGGCGGCGACGACTGCCGATCTGATCTTCGATGTGATCGCCGGCGCGGTCGTGCACCGGGCCCTGGTGAGCGCCGAGCCCGTCGACGAGGACTGGGCCCGGCGCTTCACCGTGCTGCTGCTCGCGGGGCTGGGGGCGGCGGCCTCCACGTAG
- a CDS encoding acyl-CoA mutase large subunit family protein: protein MDADAIEEGRRRWQARYDKARKRDADFTTLSGDPVEPAYGPRPGDTYEGFERIGWPGEYPFTRGLYPTGYRGRTWTIRQFAGFGNAEQTNERYKMILAAGGGGLSVAFDMPTLMGRDSDDPRSLGEVGHCGVAIDSAADMEILFKDIPLGDVTTSMTISGPAVPVFCMYLVAAERQGVDPGVLNGTLQTDIFKEYIAQKEWLFQPEPHLRLIGDLMEHCARDIPAYKPLSVSGYHIREAGATAAQELAYTLADGFGYVELGLSRGLDVDTFAPGLSFFFDAHLDFFEEIAKFRAARRIWARWMKETYGARTDKAQWLRFHTQTAGVSLTAQQPYNNVVRTAVEALSAVLGGTNSLHTNALDETLALPSAQAAEIALRTQQVLMEETGVANVADPLGGSWYVEQLTDRIEADAEKIFDQIKERGTRAHPEGQHPIGPITSGILRGIEDGWFTGEIAESAFRYQQSLEKGDKRVVGVNVHHGSVTGDLEILRVSHEVEREQVRVLGSRKDARDDARVKSALDAMLAAARDGSNMIGPMLDAVRAEATLGEICGVLRDEWGTYTEPPGF from the coding sequence ATGGACGCTGACGCGATCGAGGAAGGCCGCCGCCGCTGGCAGGCCCGTTACGACAAGGCCCGCAAGCGTGACGCGGACTTCACCACACTCTCCGGGGATCCCGTGGAACCCGCGTACGGCCCCCGCCCCGGGGACACGTACGAGGGATTCGAGCGGATCGGCTGGCCCGGCGAGTACCCCTTCACCCGGGGGCTCTACCCCACCGGCTACCGCGGCCGGACCTGGACCATCCGCCAGTTCGCCGGCTTCGGCAACGCCGAGCAGACCAACGAGCGCTACAAGATGATCCTCGCCGCGGGCGGCGGCGGGCTCAGCGTCGCCTTCGACATGCCGACACTGATGGGTCGCGACTCCGACGACCCCCGCTCGCTCGGCGAGGTCGGGCACTGCGGCGTGGCCATCGACTCCGCCGCCGACATGGAGATCCTCTTCAAGGACATCCCGCTCGGCGACGTCACGACGTCCATGACGATCAGCGGACCCGCCGTCCCCGTCTTCTGCATGTACCTGGTCGCCGCCGAGCGCCAGGGCGTCGACCCGGGCGTGCTCAACGGCACGCTCCAGACCGACATCTTCAAGGAGTACATCGCGCAGAAGGAGTGGCTCTTCCAGCCCGAGCCCCATCTGCGCCTCATCGGCGACCTGATGGAGCACTGCGCCCGCGACATCCCCGCCTACAAGCCGCTCTCCGTCTCCGGCTACCACATCCGCGAGGCCGGGGCGACGGCCGCGCAGGAGCTCGCGTACACCCTCGCCGACGGCTTCGGTTACGTGGAGCTCGGCCTCTCCCGCGGGCTGGACGTCGACACCTTCGCGCCCGGTCTCTCCTTCTTCTTCGACGCGCACCTCGACTTCTTCGAGGAGATCGCCAAGTTCCGCGCGGCCCGCCGCATCTGGGCCCGCTGGATGAAGGAGACATACGGCGCCAGGACCGACAAGGCGCAGTGGCTCCGCTTCCACACCCAGACCGCCGGTGTCTCGCTCACCGCCCAGCAGCCGTACAACAACGTCGTACGGACGGCGGTCGAGGCGCTCTCCGCCGTCCTCGGCGGCACCAACTCGCTGCACACCAACGCCCTCGACGAAACCCTCGCACTCCCCTCCGCGCAGGCTGCCGAGATCGCGCTGCGCACCCAGCAGGTGCTGATGGAGGAGACCGGCGTCGCCAATGTGGCCGACCCGCTGGGCGGTTCCTGGTACGTCGAGCAGCTCACCGACCGGATCGAGGCCGACGCCGAGAAGATCTTCGACCAGATCAAGGAACGCGGCACCCGGGCCCACCCGGAGGGTCAGCACCCCATCGGGCCCATCACCTCCGGCATCCTGCGCGGCATCGAGGACGGCTGGTTCACCGGCGAGATCGCCGAGTCCGCCTTCCGGTACCAGCAGTCGCTGGAGAAGGGCGACAAGCGCGTCGTCGGTGTCAACGTCCACCACGGCTCGGTCACCGGTGACCTGGAGATCCTGCGGGTGAGCCACGAGGTCGAGCGCGAGCAGGTCCGGGTGCTCGGCAGCCGCAAGGACGCCCGCGACGACGCCCGGGTCAAGTCGGCGCTGGACGCGATGCTGGCCGCCGCCCGCGACGGCTCCAACATGATCGGACCGATGCTCGACGCGGTACGGGCCGAGGCGACGCTCGGCGAGATCTGCGGAGTTCTGCGCGACGAGTGGGGCACCTACACGGAGCCGCCCGGCTTCTGA
- a CDS encoding DUF3817 domain-containing protein, which translates to MKRSVLTRYRVMAYVTAVMLLVLCTCMVFKYGFEMGKDLTLVVSQIHGVLYIIYLIFAFDLGSKAKWPVGKLLWVLISGTIPTAAFFVERKVVREVEPLVADGSPVAVKV; encoded by the coding sequence ATGAAACGCAGTGTGCTGACCCGGTACCGGGTGATGGCCTACGTCACCGCAGTCATGTTGCTGGTGCTCTGCACCTGCATGGTCTTCAAGTACGGCTTCGAGATGGGCAAGGACCTGACGCTCGTCGTCTCCCAGATCCATGGCGTGCTCTACATCATCTACCTCATCTTCGCCTTCGACCTGGGCTCCAAGGCGAAGTGGCCGGTGGGCAAGCTGCTCTGGGTGCTGATCTCCGGCACCATCCCGACGGCCGCGTTCTTCGTCGAGCGCAAGGTCGTCCGCGAGGTCGAGCCGCTGGTCGCCGACGGCTCTCCCGTCGCAGTCAAGGTCTGA
- a CDS encoding MarR family winged helix-turn-helix transcriptional regulator — translation MPKPLSLPFDPIARADELWQQRWGPVPSMGAITSIMRAQQILLAEVDAVVKPYGLTFARYEALVLLTFSKAGELPMSKIGERLMVHPTSVTNTVDRLVRSGLVAKRPNPNDGRGTLASITDKGREVVEAATKDLVDMEFGLGVYDAEECAEIFAMLRPLRIAAHDFEES, via the coding sequence GTGCCGAAGCCGCTCAGTCTCCCCTTCGATCCCATCGCCCGCGCCGACGAGCTCTGGCAGCAGCGCTGGGGCCCGGTGCCCTCGATGGGGGCGATCACCTCGATCATGCGCGCGCAGCAGATCCTGCTCGCCGAGGTCGACGCGGTCGTCAAACCGTACGGCCTGACCTTCGCGCGGTACGAGGCGCTGGTGCTGCTCACCTTCTCCAAGGCCGGTGAGCTGCCGATGTCCAAGATCGGTGAGCGGCTCATGGTCCACCCCACCTCCGTCACGAACACGGTGGACCGGCTGGTGCGCTCCGGCCTGGTCGCCAAGCGCCCCAACCCGAACGACGGCCGCGGAACCCTCGCCTCCATCACCGATAAGGGCCGCGAGGTCGTCGAGGCGGCAACCAAGGACCTCGTCGACATGGAGTTCGGGCTAGGGGTGTACGACGCCGAGGAGTGCGCGGAGATCTTCGCCATGCTGCGGCCGTTGCGGATCGCGGCCCACGACTTCGAGGAGTCGTAG
- a CDS encoding MFS transporter, whose product MPSYSPTPAGGPRDEVAPSPHDPSAARRAAHAGPAGPVPASAPPTERADAIDPNPSPALRAAAPAADATPDGPVPGTRRGYRAVFAVREFRAVFAAHLLSLLGVVVSELALTVLVYDLTGSPLLSALTFALGFLPYLVGGTLFAGVADRYPARRVLVTCDLICAGCVAVMVLPGTPVGGLLALRCLVASVSPVFTGTRMAALTDILGEGDLYVLGRSLLRIVSQSALLTGFGVGGVLLAALSARGAITITVGTFLCSAALLRFGTRDRPARTGGDRGGALFKESLAGARIVLADRRIRALMLLFWVPALFVVAPEALAAPYADEIGLGPAALGLLMCAMPVGHIAAELYAGAVLAPRTRSRIVLPVAAAGLLPFLLYGIRPGMVPTLVALALAGVGAAYIIGLDQWFVDAVPEELRGRAMTLLTAGLMTVQGIGMALAGLAAEFVPVHLVVAGSGAIGTVCTLLLVREVRATATARGPRTEVRDGADQHMTSG is encoded by the coding sequence ATGCCGAGCTACAGCCCCACCCCGGCGGGTGGCCCCCGCGACGAGGTGGCTCCTTCGCCCCACGACCCGTCAGCCGCGCGCCGCGCCGCGCACGCCGGTCCGGCCGGACCGGTGCCGGCCTCGGCTCCGCCCACGGAGCGCGCCGACGCCATCGACCCGAACCCGTCGCCCGCGCTCCGGGCCGCGGCTCCCGCTGCTGACGCGACTCCGGACGGCCCCGTCCCGGGCACGCGCCGCGGCTACCGCGCCGTCTTCGCCGTCCGGGAGTTCCGGGCCGTCTTTGCCGCGCATCTGCTCTCCCTCCTCGGCGTAGTCGTCAGCGAGCTCGCCCTCACCGTCCTCGTCTACGACCTCACCGGCTCACCCCTGCTCAGCGCCCTCACCTTCGCGCTCGGCTTCCTGCCGTACCTTGTCGGCGGCACGCTCTTCGCCGGGGTCGCCGACCGCTACCCGGCCCGCCGGGTCCTCGTCACCTGCGATCTGATCTGTGCGGGCTGCGTCGCCGTCATGGTGCTGCCCGGCACCCCGGTCGGCGGCCTCCTCGCGCTGCGCTGTCTCGTCGCCTCCGTGTCGCCCGTCTTCACCGGGACGCGGATGGCCGCGCTCACCGACATCCTCGGCGAGGGCGACCTCTACGTACTGGGCCGCTCGCTGCTGCGGATCGTCTCGCAGAGCGCGCTGCTGACCGGCTTCGGTGTCGGCGGTGTGCTGCTTGCCGCGCTGTCCGCGCGCGGAGCGATCACCATTACCGTCGGGACGTTCCTCTGCTCGGCGGCCCTGCTCCGCTTCGGTACCCGCGACCGGCCCGCCAGGACCGGCGGTGACCGCGGCGGCGCACTGTTCAAGGAATCACTGGCCGGGGCCCGCATCGTGCTCGCCGACCGCAGAATCCGCGCGCTGATGCTGCTGTTCTGGGTACCCGCCCTGTTCGTCGTCGCACCGGAGGCGCTCGCCGCCCCGTACGCGGACGAGATCGGTCTCGGCCCGGCCGCCCTCGGGCTGCTGATGTGCGCGATGCCGGTCGGGCACATCGCCGCCGAGTTGTACGCGGGCGCTGTGCTGGCCCCGCGCACCCGCTCCCGGATCGTACTGCCGGTCGCCGCCGCCGGGCTGCTGCCGTTCCTGCTGTACGGGATCCGCCCCGGCATGGTCCCGACCCTGGTGGCGCTTGCGCTGGCCGGGGTGGGGGCGGCGTACATCATCGGCCTCGACCAGTGGTTCGTCGATGCCGTCCCGGAGGAGCTGCGGGGCCGGGCCATGACCCTGCTCACCGCCGGGCTGATGACGGTCCAGGGCATCGGCATGGCGCTGGCGGGGCTGGCCGCCGAATTCGTCCCCGTGCATCTGGTGGTCGCGGGGTCCGGGGCGATCGGTACGGTGTGCACGCTCCTGCTGGTCCGCGAGGTCAGGGCGACAGCGACCGCGCGCGGTCCTCGGACCGAAGTTCGAGACGGGGCTGACCAGCATATGACCAGTGGGTAA
- a CDS encoding ArsR/SmtB family transcription factor, which produces MPFHLHFEESDLLRCRFALSPLWETQAAVRTLLRPGQHGYHQPWLTRIRSAAAGLDLAPLRLLMPQSGHNPDFLCPPPVGPYTSFEEEIAGVRAIDPLLIREDLALALTDQPGALDSPAGRAMLADPARTLRELAALMEQAWQVLVEPDWPRLRALLEADIAYHSRRLAEVGFARLLGELSPQLSWTDSTLSLVGMRGRHSRVLGGQGLVLMPSVFAWPDVVSGYEPPWQPAVIYPARGIGGLWTQPADRTPQSLARLLGRARADVLCALDEPAGTSALAHRLGLALSSVSEHLSVLRAAGLLTSRRYGHQVLYERTPLGIALAVPEHRPRE; this is translated from the coding sequence ATGCCGTTCCATCTGCATTTCGAGGAGAGCGATCTGCTCCGCTGCCGGTTCGCCCTCTCCCCGCTCTGGGAGACGCAGGCCGCGGTGCGCACCCTTCTGCGCCCCGGGCAGCACGGCTACCACCAGCCCTGGCTGACGCGCATCCGGAGCGCCGCCGCGGGCCTCGATCTCGCACCGCTCCGGTTACTGATGCCGCAGAGCGGGCACAACCCGGACTTTCTCTGCCCGCCGCCGGTCGGGCCCTATACCTCGTTCGAGGAGGAGATCGCCGGTGTGCGCGCCATCGATCCGCTGCTCATCCGTGAGGACCTGGCTCTGGCCCTCACCGACCAGCCGGGGGCGCTGGACTCCCCCGCCGGGCGGGCGATGCTCGCCGATCCCGCGCGGACACTGCGGGAGCTGGCCGCACTGATGGAGCAGGCCTGGCAGGTGCTGGTCGAGCCGGACTGGCCGCGGCTGCGCGCGCTGCTGGAGGCGGATATCGCGTACCACTCGCGCCGGCTCGCCGAGGTCGGCTTCGCACGGCTGCTGGGCGAGCTGAGCCCCCAGCTGAGCTGGACCGACTCGACGCTCTCGCTGGTCGGGATGAGGGGGCGGCACTCCCGGGTGCTCGGCGGGCAGGGCCTCGTCCTGATGCCGAGCGTCTTCGCCTGGCCGGACGTGGTGAGCGGGTACGAGCCGCCCTGGCAGCCCGCGGTGATCTATCCGGCGCGCGGAATCGGCGGTCTGTGGACGCAGCCCGCGGACCGTACGCCACAGTCGCTCGCGCGGCTGCTCGGGCGAGCGCGGGCCGATGTCCTGTGCGCGCTCGACGAACCGGCCGGCACGAGCGCGCTCGCGCACCGGCTGGGCCTCGCGCTCTCGTCCGTGTCGGAGCACCTGTCGGTGCTGCGCGCGGCGGGTCTGCTCACCTCGCGCCGGTACGGACACCAGGTGCTGTACGAGCGGACGCCGCTCGGGATCGCCCTGGCGGTACCGGAGCACCGCCCGCGGGAGTGA
- a CDS encoding MTH1187 family thiamine-binding protein encodes MIVAFSVSPLGVGEDVGEYVADAVRVVRESGLPNRTDAMFTSIEGEWDEVMDVVKRAVAAVEARAGRVSLVLKADIRPGVTDGLTSKVETVERYLAETD; translated from the coding sequence ATGATCGTCGCGTTCTCGGTCAGTCCGCTGGGCGTCGGTGAGGACGTCGGCGAGTACGTCGCCGACGCGGTGCGGGTCGTCCGCGAGTCCGGGCTGCCCAACCGCACGGACGCCATGTTCACCTCCATCGAGGGTGAGTGGGACGAGGTCATGGACGTCGTCAAGCGGGCCGTCGCCGCCGTCGAGGCCCGCGCCGGACGCGTCTCCCTCGTGCTGAAGGCCGACATCCGACCCGGTGTCACCGACGGCCTGACCTCCAAGGTCGAGACGGTCGAGCGGTACCTCGCCGAGACGGACTGA
- a CDS encoding DUF3817 domain-containing protein, with protein sequence MDIKTATALHRLRLISIPEALSFPALIIFGSILSRVSDIDFLMMPLGIIHGVLFVIYAVLLLDVWSKTKWPLKRVAFFFLLALLPFGGLYGDKVLKRYEADGVIAARARREGVVSA encoded by the coding sequence GTGGACATCAAGACCGCTACCGCCCTGCACCGGCTGCGCCTCATCTCGATTCCCGAGGCGCTCTCCTTCCCTGCGCTGATCATCTTTGGCTCGATTCTCAGCCGGGTCTCCGACATCGACTTCCTGATGATGCCGCTCGGCATCATCCACGGTGTGCTCTTCGTGATCTACGCCGTGCTGCTGCTCGACGTCTGGTCCAAGACCAAGTGGCCGCTGAAGCGCGTCGCGTTCTTCTTCCTGCTCGCGCTGCTGCCGTTCGGCGGGCTGTACGGCGACAAGGTGCTCAAGCGCTACGAGGCCGACGGCGTCATCGCCGCCCGCGCCCGCCGGGAAGGCGTGGTCAGCGCATGA